In Verrucomicrobiia bacterium, the genomic stretch GCTGATCTCCCTGGCCACAGCCCGAGCCGAAGCGAGCCAACTCCGGACAGGAACCACTAAACGGAAAGCCGGATGCGGGAAATCCGCCCGTCCGGTTTGGAGGGAGGGGCGAGGTTAATCCCTCGCTCCTACCCCTATCGGAACTCCCGTTTATTCCGCGAACAGGAAACGCAGGTCGTCCAGCGTTAGACTTTGCGCGAAGCGTTCCTCTCCCAGGACATCCTCGGCAAGCGCGGCCTTCTTTTTTTGCAGCAGACGGATCTTCTCCTCGATGCTCTCCCGAATCAGAAGCCGATACGCCATGACCTTGCTGGTCTGGCCAATTCGATGCGTCCGATCGATGGCCTGGTTTTCCACCGCAGGATTCCACCATGGATCAAACAGCACAACGTACGAAGCTGCCGTCAAATTCAGCCCGAAGCCGCCGGCCTTCAATGAAATCAGGAACACGGCGCCTCCAGCGTGTGATTGAAACTCCCGGACGAGGTCGCCGCGATTCTCCGTTTGTCCCGCCAGGTAGAAGTGGTGCCAAGACTTTTCCTTTACCAGATCGCGGATGAGATCAAGCATCCCCACGAATTGCGAGAAGACGAGCACCTTGTGCCCCTCTTCCATCAGCGGCTCCAACAAATCTTCCAAGGCCTCAAGCTTGGCGCTCGTGGCCGTCCTGAGCTTGTCGTTGACCAGAGCCGGATGGCAACAAATCTGGCGCATGCGCAGCAGCGACGTCAGGATGTTGAACCGTTCCTCGTTGAGCTGCTGATGCGACTCGATGCGGAGCAGCATCAGGCGGGCGCGCTTCAGCTCTGCACGATAGAGCGTTTGCTGCTCGCCTTCCATGTCGCACAGCAGATCCTCCTCGACGCGGTCAGGGAGATCCTTCGCAACCTGGGATTTGGCACGGCGGAGCAGGAATGGCCGCACCCGCGCTGACAGCCTGCGGCGCGCGAGGGGATCATCCTTCGCATTGAAGTGCCGCAGGAAGTGTGTGCGATTCCCGAGCGCACCCGGCATCGCAAACGACATGATGCTCCACAAATCGAGCAGCCGGTTTTCTATGGGAGTCCCCGTGAGCGCGAGGCGATGCGAAGCCTTGAGCGCGCGCGCTGACTGGGCGGTAAGCGAGTCGGGATTTTTAATGTACTGCGCCTCGTCTAGGATTACCGCGAGCCAATCAACGTCCGCGATGGCAGGAGAAAGCGAGCGCAGCTGCGCGTAATTCACGACGATCAGGTCAGCCGTTTGTCGCGCCTTGGGGAGCTCCTCCGCGTTTTCTCCACGCCAGAGGCGGACGCGCAGCGCCGGGTAGAACCGCTCGGCTTCCGCCCGCCAGTTGTCCATGACCGACTTAGGGCAGACCACGAGGCTTGGGTGCGCCGGCAGTTGAGACGATTCCCTCAGCCACGCAAGCCAGGCGAGGGTTTGCACCGTTTTGCCGAGACCCATGTCATCGGCGAGCACGCCGCCAAAGTTGTTTGACGTTAGATAAGCGAGGAAGTGGAAGCCCTCGGTTTGGTAGGGACGCATCTGCGCGCGCACGCTACCGGGAAGATCCGGAGCCACGCGCGTTTTCAGTTCGCTGACGCGCTTCTGGATGGTTTCAACCCTTTCGGGCCCGAGGAACTTTTTCGCAGCTTCATCGGCGAGTTGCAGCGCGTGGAAACGCTGAGGCTCGGCGGAGAACTGCTTCGCGCTGAGCCCGAGCCGCGCCAGTTGTTCATCCTCCTCGGCAGAGAAATTAAATTGCAGCCTTCGCCAGCCTTTTTTTCCAAGCCTCACATATCGGCCACGCGCATTGAGCAGGAGCTTGAGTTCGTCGGGCGTCAACGTGGTGTCGCCGACATCGAGAGAAACCTTCAGGTCGAACCAATCAATTCCGGCTTCGCTAATGTCGAGCGAAACGCTGCCGCTGACAGGTTCGTCGCGCAACGTCGCGAGTTCCGGGTCGAGCTCCAGTTCCAATTCAGGCGGCAGGGACTTGAGCCAGGGGACAAGCTTCTCGGGTGTGTCGCGAGTGAGTCGGAACCGCCAGTCACGCGTGTAGGGATCCCATCTCACTTCAAGTTCGTCGAGAATGCGGGGAAAATGCCGTTGCGCGGAGCGATCGAATACGAGCAGCTCATCGTTCGAAGCCTTCGACCGGGGCGCGCGATTGCTTTTTTCCACTTCCCATCCAGCCGGGGTAAAGGTCTCGCGTGGAATGCCGGGCGCGCTGGCATCTACGTTGATGACGACATCCTCGGTTGAGGCTCCTCCGTAACGGGGGCGAATGTTGCAGGAGATCGAAACGACTGCTGGGACTGTCCGCACGCGCTGCTGCAAATGCGAGGGAAGAGGAACGCCCGTTTGATGGAGGAAGCGCAACCCGTTGACGCTTTCGAGCGCCTCGACGGGAATGGGCACGCGCGTTTCCGTTTCCATGACCTCTGCGGACGGCCCTTGGAATAAGCGTTCCGCGGTCAGGTACAACGTCGGCGTTCCAGAAAGTTTGCACAGCACGGGCGGCACGGGTGAACCGTCGGCGGTCGTCAGCGCCATTTCGTACGTGCGCCCCGTGTCAGTGGGCGGACGCAACTCGAGTCTGAGCGGATCAGCCACGCGCTCCAGCGGCTTGCCTGCGCTCGTCACGACAATTCCTGCAGGAAGCGGCATGCGCAGCAGGCGGTTGAGCGTGGCCTCGGCGGAGTCGTTGCCGTACTCCAGGTTCCACCAGTGTTCGTAAAACAGGGGTTTGTATGAGGCGCTCCACAGGGAAAGAGATTCGGCGCCGATGACAAGTTCCCCGCTTTGATATTGCTCTGATAGCCGCTTTGCCTGACCGGGTTTGAGCGGACGGAAAGGGGCTCGAGGATTAGTTCGCCAATCCAGCTGCGCAGCGTTGGCCCTGATGACCAGAAGTAATTCCAGGGTAACGGGTTCTTGCGGGACAGCTGCGTCCTGCAACTGTGCGAACCGTTGATGCCACAGCAGCGTGTTTTGCTCGTGCTCCCACGCGGCCATCTCGGGTTCGATGAGCTGCAGGTCGGTGATTCCGTCCACAAAGGAAGGCCAGGTGAGTTTGCGCTTCCGCAACGTCCAGGCAACACAGAGCCAGAAGCGATAGTCGTCGGGCGCGGCCCGGGGTGCGATTTCAACTTCTGCCCAATAGTTGCCCCATGGCCCGGGCGCAGGGCTGAAGCTGCGCAGCGTGGTTTCGCGGATGCGCATGCCTCCGCCCTCAAGCCGAGCGGATTGCACGGATCGGACAAAACGCGACTCATCCGTATTGAGGTCGCGGCCAAGATGCTCCAGAAGCTTTTGACGCAGAGGGGATCCGTTCGCCCGCTGCGCCGGCCTCGTCTTGCCCGCAGTCTTTGCCGCTGGCCTATCGAACAGAGCCTTCTCCTGCGCCGGCAGGCCGCGGAGGTGAAGCAACACAGCCAGGACGTGACGGCAACGCTGGTTTTGCCAGCAGGTGCATTGGGTGATCCAAACACCGTTTGAATATGTGACGGAAACGGATTGGGGGTTGGTGTCCCTGACGATTGCTGAGTAGCGTGAGAGACTGCGCGATGGAAGTTCTACAATGTCTCCGTTCGCCACGTGAGTGCGGGCTCGCAGGGTGTCCTCCACTTGCGCAAGGGCCAAAAAATCATCGATCGCCGCCCGCATGTCTGCCGTTACGTTCATGACGGTCCTGAATTTGGGATACTCAATCGGAGTGAGCAATCTGCATTTAAAAGGACCACTCAGATTGCTTCAAGGCGGACGCACTCGTCCCCATTAGCCCTTGAGCGCGGAGTGCGTATGGGCTATCTAGACGCCGTGCTCCCGTTGAAGGCCATAGTCGCGCTGCTGCTGGCGCTGGTGTACTTGCCTGCGACTGGGCATTGCCTGCTCGAGCAGGCGGGATGGCTGCCCGAAGCGGAGGAAGCCTGCTGCGGGGGCGGGTTTGAGCAGTCGGAACCTCAGACGCCGCCATGCGACGCCGAATGTTGCCCTTTAGAGTATGGGCACATCGTGTTGCCTGGAAGCTCTCAGCCTCTCATCTGCGCGTCGATACACCCGATTTTCGTGTTCACTTTGACCCCTGCGTTTCAGGAGCCCGCACCGATGCGCCGCGGGCCCGAGCATTCGCCGCCATGGTCGCTGCAAACCTGGCAATTCGATTCCCGCGCCGCGCTCCAGCCCCGCGCTCCCTGACGCTTCGCTTCTCTTCGATCGGTTCAGTGTGCTGGCACGCTGTCTATTTTCCGCCCATGGTTTTTCGACCGTTGATAGTTATGAAGCGAGTGATTGTTCCAATCTTGATGGTGCTGCAGATTCTTCCGCTTTGCGCGCAGGAGTCGAATGTGTTTCGAGTCGAGACGCTTGTCGCGGAAGCGCTCAGCAGCAATCCCGAACTCAAGTTCTATGAGGCGGAAATCGACATCGCGAAATCGGCAAGACGTGTCGCGCAGGCGTGGGAAAACCCGGAGCTCAGCGCAAGCGTTGGGCGCCGGACGGTTCGCGCGGGCGGGCTGAATTCGGAAGGAATAGCGTGGTCGGTGTCACTCCTGCAGCCGTTCGAGTGGCCGGGACGCCTCAGTTTGCGCAAGGCAATTGCCAATCGGGAGATTCAACTCGCCGAACTTGGCATGGAGCGATTCAGAATTGCGCTCGGGGGCCAGGTCAGAACCAGGGCGTTTGAATTGTTCGCGGCGCAGGAAAAGGAAATGGCGGCGCGTGATGTTGCGGAGAGGATTCGTTCCTTGCGCGAAGTTGTTGTGCAGCGTGATCCCGCCGGGCTCACGCCATTGCTCGAAACACGAGTCATAGAGGCAACTGAACTGAACGCGCAGCGCCGTGCGTCGGACGCTTTGCTGGCGCGGCAGCGGGCGTTGCTGGATCTGAATCGCCTCCGTGGATTGCCGCCCGAAACAACGATCCATGTTGCTTCAGCGGCGCTCGCCTTTCGGCCGCTTACCAACCGCACATGGCTGGTGGCGCTGGCGGAGACGAATAATTTTGAACTGCGGTTCCGCCAGGCGGAATTGGAGCAGCAGGAGATCAGAGTGCAGCTGACGCGGAACGAGCGATTCCCGACTCTTGCGCTGGGTCCCACGTTTTCCGAGGAAAACGCTGGCGGCGAACGGGAACGAATGGCTGGTATTGCCGTGACGCTTCCGCTGCCGATTTGGAAACGAAACGCAGGCGAGATTGGCGCAGCAACTTCCCGCCAGGTTCAAGCGGAGGTTTCTCTGCGCATGTTCCAGCGCGAGCTCGAATCGCGGATCGCTGCCGCCGCGTCTGCTTACGAAATCAAACGCAGGGAAATGCTCAACTGGCGGCCCGATTCCATCAGGCACTTCCAGGAAGCAGCGGAGCTCGCTGACCGGCATTACCGGCTTGGGGCAGTATCGGTTTCGACGTACCTCGAACTTCAGAAGCAATACCTTGAAGCCGTGGAGGGATTGCTTGAGACGCAACATGAAGCGCTATCAGCTGCGCTTGAAATCGAGCTTCTCACGGGACTGACGCCATCCCTGATTTTGCTCGGAGAACAACGATGAAAACACTTTGCGCATGCGTAATCACCGTGCTGGTTCTTGTGCTGACAAGCGGCTGCGGAAAGCACGAGCATTCGGCAGGCGATGGACATGATCACGGCGAACACGATCACAGCGCCGCGGATGATGCAGACGGGCACGTTCACGGCGGGGACAGATCGGAACCAGCTGCTGGCGCGGACTTTCATCGCGATCGCGGCGTTGTGCTGAGCGACGCCACCCGTGAAAGCATCGGGTTAAGGACCGCCAGCGTTGTGCTGCGAACAATGCCCCGCGAGATCCGCTTCACCGTCCAGCTGTTCGGGGAGCATCACCGCCATCAGGTCGTGGAAAACGATCATTCAGGCTGCGACGTCCACGGGTCGGCGCTCCTGCCAATGGAGATGACAAACCAGGTGCGCGTCGGCCAGGCAGTGGAGTTGCTGCAACTCACCAATGCATCTCCGCCCGGCGTCGTCCTGAATGCCCACCAGGCCCTTGCCCTCGGTGAACTTGAGCTGGTCGTCGGTTTTTCGAACGCAGCCACAACGCTGCGTCCGGGTGACTTCCTGCCGGCCAGGATTCGCACCGCGCGGGAGCGCCCTGTTCTGGCAGTGCCGCAGCCCGCTGTGTTGCGAATCGCCGAAGGAACTTTTGTATACGTGGAAACAGGGGGAGCGTTCCAGCGGAGGAAGGTGCTCGTCGGAAGCGAGTCTGATGGCTGGTCCGAGATCATATCCGGTGTGCGCGAGGGAGAAGTCGTTGTTATCGAGCCGGTTCACACTTTGTGGCTCGTGGAATTGCGAGCCACGCGTGGCGGCGGCCACTCGCACTGACTATGCTTGCGCGCCTCATCGAGTTCTCCGTCCGTCAGAGGCTCGTCGTGTACTTCGCCACGCTGGTGCTCGTAGGCATCGGCATCCACGCGGCACTGCGGCTTCCAATCGATGCGGTTCCTGACATCACCAACGTCCAGGTTCAAATCAATACGGAGGTCGCCGCGCTCGCGCCTGAGGAGATTGAGAAGCTCGTCACGTTTCCAATAGAGAACGAACTGGCGGGCGTTCCAGGCGTGGTGGAACTGCGATCCCTTTCGAAGTTCGGCCTTTCCCAAGTGACACTAGTCTTCGCGGATGGGACGGACATTTACCGTTCGCGTCAGCTTGTCACCGAGCGACTCCAATCGGCTGCGGAGGAATTGCCGCAGGGACTCACGCCGCGGCTGGCTCCCATCACAACCGGCCTTGGGGAGATTTTTTATTACGCTGTCGAATACGCGACGAATGCCGCCAATCGTCCGCCGAATCGCGAGGCTGAGTTGATGGAACTGAAGTTGATCCATGATTATCAGATCAAGCCGCGATTGCGAACGACCCCTGGAATAGCTGAAATCAACACGAGCGGCGGCTACGAGAAACAGATCGTGGTTCAAGCGCATCCCGACCGGCTGAAGAGTGTCGGCCTTTCATTTCACGAGGTGGCCAATGCCATTCAGGAAAACGTGGAGAACGCGGGCGGAGGGGTGATTCAACTGGGCGGCGAGCAGGTCACCGTTCGTGCAGCGGGCCGCGTGCAGACCATTGCCGACATCGAGCAGTTGCCTCTGAAATTCGGCTCACGGGCGACACCGCTGCGGGTCAGGGACGTTGCTGAGGTGGTGACCGGGACAGCAGCGCGCACGGGGAGCGGCACCTATAACGGCGAGGAGACTGTGCTTGGGTCAGCATTGATGCTCGCGGGTGAAAACAGCCGGCGGGTGGCCAAGGCGGTTGGCCGTCAGCTTGAGGAAATCCAGGCCAGCCTTCCGGCCGGCGTGCGCATCATACCGTTGTATGATCGGACGACGTTGGTGGACCAGACCATCGCCACAGTCCGGGCGAGTTTATTCG encodes the following:
- a CDS encoding TolC family protein; its protein translation is MKRVIVPILMVLQILPLCAQESNVFRVETLVAEALSSNPELKFYEAEIDIAKSARRVAQAWENPELSASVGRRTVRAGGLNSEGIAWSVSLLQPFEWPGRLSLRKAIANREIQLAELGMERFRIALGGQVRTRAFELFAAQEKEMAARDVAERIRSLREVVVQRDPAGLTPLLETRVIEATELNAQRRASDALLARQRALLDLNRLRGLPPETTIHVASAALAFRPLTNRTWLVALAETNNFELRFRQAELEQQEIRVQLTRNERFPTLALGPTFSEENAGGERERMAGIAVTLPLPIWKRNAGEIGAATSRQVQAEVSLRMFQRELESRIAAAASAYEIKRREMLNWRPDSIRHFQEAAELADRHYRLGAVSVSTYLELQKQYLEAVEGLLETQHEALSAALEIELLTGLTPSLILLGEQR
- a CDS encoding DEAD/DEAH box helicase → MNVTADMRAAIDDFLALAQVEDTLRARTHVANGDIVELPSRSLSRYSAIVRDTNPQSVSVTYSNGVWITQCTCWQNQRCRHVLAVLLHLRGLPAQEKALFDRPAAKTAGKTRPAQRANGSPLRQKLLEHLGRDLNTDESRFVRSVQSARLEGGGMRIRETTLRSFSPAPGPWGNYWAEVEIAPRAAPDDYRFWLCVAWTLRKRKLTWPSFVDGITDLQLIEPEMAAWEHEQNTLLWHQRFAQLQDAAVPQEPVTLELLLVIRANAAQLDWRTNPRAPFRPLKPGQAKRLSEQYQSGELVIGAESLSLWSASYKPLFYEHWWNLEYGNDSAEATLNRLLRMPLPAGIVVTSAGKPLERVADPLRLELRPPTDTGRTYEMALTTADGSPVPPVLCKLSGTPTLYLTAERLFQGPSAEVMETETRVPIPVEALESVNGLRFLHQTGVPLPSHLQQRVRTVPAVVSISCNIRPRYGGASTEDVVINVDASAPGIPRETFTPAGWEVEKSNRAPRSKASNDELLVFDRSAQRHFPRILDELEVRWDPYTRDWRFRLTRDTPEKLVPWLKSLPPELELELDPELATLRDEPVSGSVSLDISEAGIDWFDLKVSLDVGDTTLTPDELKLLLNARGRYVRLGKKGWRRLQFNFSAEEDEQLARLGLSAKQFSAEPQRFHALQLADEAAKKFLGPERVETIQKRVSELKTRVAPDLPGSVRAQMRPYQTEGFHFLAYLTSNNFGGVLADDMGLGKTVQTLAWLAWLRESSQLPAHPSLVVCPKSVMDNWRAEAERFYPALRVRLWRGENAEELPKARQTADLIVVNYAQLRSLSPAIADVDWLAVILDEAQYIKNPDSLTAQSARALKASHRLALTGTPIENRLLDLWSIMSFAMPGALGNRTHFLRHFNAKDDPLARRRLSARVRPFLLRRAKSQVAKDLPDRVEEDLLCDMEGEQQTLYRAELKRARLMLLRIESHQQLNEERFNILTSLLRMRQICCHPALVNDKLRTATSAKLEALEDLLEPLMEEGHKVLVFSQFVGMLDLIRDLVKEKSWHHFYLAGQTENRGDLVREFQSHAGGAVFLISLKAGGFGLNLTAASYVVLFDPWWNPAVENQAIDRTHRIGQTSKVMAYRLLIRESIEEKIRLLQKKKAALAEDVLGEERFAQSLTLDDLRFLFAE